Genomic DNA from Mixophyes fleayi isolate aMixFle1 chromosome 7, aMixFle1.hap1, whole genome shotgun sequence:
attggtttactcatggcttttctgtcagaatctctgtaaaagtctgtctgctttcactggtgaccagcatcaacaaggactcaagtttacagtgctgcaggtgctggtgggaagcatataagcacaatgtggtacatactgcaccacatttctgactgccagagcatgcatgcatacatactgcacgccgacactgactgccagaacatgcatgcatacatactgtacGCCGCCACtatctgccagaacatacatgcatagtGCACCCCACCATCTGtcacaacatacatactgcaccctttCACAGCCTGCCATAGCGAACATACGTACATGCTgtaccccatcactgcctgccaaaacatacttacatacatactgtaccaCATTGCTGTCTGCAAGAACATACATTCTGCACCCCATCACTTCCTGCCACTGTCTGtcacaacagacagacagaccctaccactgtctgccagaacatacatactgcatcaatggctgccagtacatacatacttcatcccatcactgggagccagaacatacatatgcaccaaatcctgccagaacatacatacgtactattaaagtaattctatcgtttcaaataagcattgcccaagcgattgtattgtgtttctgaagcacaagcaatttatttagcaaaagcaatttgtttagcagttcaataaataagtacaatacagtacaatatagccgatacatgatacctattaaagatgttacattaaaacaggaaagtataaaacactgaatacattacatcttccttataggtttcactccggttcaatgaatgcagccatgcggTCACATTTCCAGCTTCCAAGAGAGCTAACAAAAGccaacatgcttgtatatactgtacagattACAACTCTTAGTGatgtcttcattggtccaggcttgatggcattccagttccttgcaagttataggtcagtttatttgatccttacaaagggtgaggggaacatcccccaccctattgttcccatgatttgactctgaatgaccagttcaaactgacccacacaaaagtatttaagagcattaatctcatattgcttgtatcttgcgatcgctagatgcgatcgctattccgtccacaccgggttaatgctggtgaaataagctttaatatgagaccaaactctttatcttttgaaacacctgaaccataaaaacctttactacagtattatatataaataaataaatatacactctaatacattttactaataaatgaatgtggattggaacctttaataaaaatgaaatatataaataaccaaatgttgtagtgcgagtgtgtgcgtgcgtattttaccgtgtgatagcgccatgccccatgtagcgtggcatgctgagtgcaatcgcacaataaaacaatattaaccaatatacttttcgttcatccaattatacgacttcgacagtaccaatggctgccagaacatacatactttaTCCCAACACTGCCtgcctgcacatacatacatgtgtgacatatgacaaaagctggtgcgcagggagtGACATTTGAAAGATTTGCTGGTGCAAAGGGGGTGACAAGTGAAAATAGAGCTGGTGAGAATGGGGTGACAAgtgagagacactggtacacaggaggtaacatGAGATTAAAGCTGGTACAATCGGCGGTGACGTGTGCATGAGgttacaaagctggtgggcagttggggatatgtgaaaaaaagacatgtactggaaatggagggtactaggtttagaggaaatctgaggaaaaattactttatcataACAGTAGGGGACAGTTGGGATAGGCatctaacagaggtggtagaTGCTGATATAGTAATGTAAACACTCTGACAAGTGAGGTTTTTAGGacaaacgcacttaaagggcgacagggtttgtaacaagctgaataatTACCTGGTGtggtttaacatggggtgggtacCAGCCAATGGTGGCTcacgtgggagggaccttgatagaatatagcaggctgcacttcctgcttggcttcacttgcagcacgagattccTGTAGGAGACCCAGCAGCAAGAGAAACGGATAAGTACCACTAGTGGATTTATTCATTGTTCTATTATATAGATTCCCATCAGCCCACATCTTTCCCTTAATCTTTTTGCATCCCTCCATTTATTTTCCCTTCTCCTCTCCCTGTCTCACCCGCACTTTTGGACTTTTTTCTTTCTCCCaactctctcctcctctgcctcatatcccccccctcctccgcttACTCACCTCacccccgctgtcctcctccgttCTGCCAACATGCCCCGTCCTAGGAGAAATGCCCCACGCCCGgcgcgcctcaggtccccctccccccctcccttccgcCGCCATCTTACCCCCTCTTCCTCCGCACTTCCACCATCTTCCTTCCCCCCAGCCGTCACCTCAAGCGGTGCCCCGTCTCTGGTCCCCTCTGCCGGTCATTCTCCCGTTTTTAACGCCGCCCGGCGCGGCCGCGTCACCCCCTCTCTTctcccggccggttcgcgcatgcgcagaacgcgcgcctCATCGCGCCCGGCCGGGTCCCGCCACGCAGCCTCCTTAGATGTTTTGGCTGCAGGGTCAGCCAGCGGCACAGTCAGGGACAGCAGCGGTCAGCCCCAGCAGCTGCAGgcgggcaccccccctcccccggcaggcGGATCTGCTCCCAGTCCTGTCAGGAGCCTGGGCCAGGCCCTAGTCACCCTATGTCCCATCACCCCCCCTGAACCAGCCATGAGGGTTAGGTCTCAAGAGCACAACCCTCCTGCCCTCCACCAATTGtccttccctcccagcccatttctCCCCCATAGTAGTGGGGCATCTGCATGGGGGTCTAATCTAGGTAGGGGTCATCAGGGTTTTAGCATGTCCCAGGCCCGCACCCCACCTCACGGGGACCAACGTCaccatctggggggggggggcacacttcCCGCCAGGCACACAAGAGATTTTGGAGACAGTACCCAGGCGCCGGTGTGGTCCTCTTTTCACCGCCAGCGTATGTCTCCCCCGGCGCCTCGCCCATACACGTCTCATTGGGCCTCTTCCCCGGGGTACGGGGTGGGGGGGCCTTCTTACGGGGGTCAGGGGGGTAGGTCCGATAATTTTGtagtcgattatcaccattccagcggcggtaatttcgGTTCAGGGCCCCTTCCCCTTCTTGGGCGGGTCCCCTTAGGGGATAGCCGCCTGCAGCGGAGGCGGGAGGAATTTTCAGCGTTCCCCAGTCCGGCCCGCGCGGCAGCCCCTAACCTCTTTACTGAAGACAGGGATAGTAAcacggcgcggcggcgcttggactatttgcccagaccTCAGCTGACTGTCCCCCTTTCCGTTTCAGAGCCTACTGTTATGAATCTGGAGATGAGGGTCGGCAGTCGCGACCGTCCGGGTGCCGAGGCTCGGGATCAGACGACGGCAGAACGGAGGGAGGAAGCGATCCAGGACACGTCAGGAGGACAGGCCGCATCTGTGTCGCTAGGGCAGACGTCTGTCGGTGACGTGaatcctgctcctgctggtgagtcCAGTTCCGCTACTATACATAAGTCACACTTGTTGGATTCACCCGTCCTCTCCACCGATAGTGAGTCCTCTGGCTCGGGTGATAGACCCAGGAAACTAATTAAGTTGTTGGAGACTGAATTGTTAGGTAAGCGGAGTAAGCACGCATCCCATTCAGGAGACACAGATCAAACAACGGTTCGTAGCgagttggggcaggtagaatcccttgaAATCACACACGGTATTAGGCCCAGTGTGCGGGATAGAATCAgaaggggcaagtacgtggatatgtacgcgttaaccggtgAGGATAAGAAGGCGCTGGCAGCAGCCTGTGAGAAGTCGGgcatgggggaggagaagtacagatccttctctagatgggcgaATGCTTtttccattttcgctacaatataccTAGAGTCCAGGCCCAGCGAGCAGGCGGAGGtgtggaggtatatgcacctgaTTAGCGGGATGTTCATAAAGGATGGCCCGGTAATCTGGAGAGCATATGACAAGCTTTTCAGGAAGCGGATGAGCGGGCGAGAGAAGCTCCCTCTcggatcgaaagacattgacatgTGGTTGGAGTTAATGAGGCCTAGCAATCAGACTGCGGAAGGTAGCGCAGGTaggaggtttcaagggccggTGAGGGCGCAAAATGCCCTCCCCccgaaaggaaggtgttatgatttCAATGCAGGGGCTTGTCAAAGAGGTTCACTCTGCAGATTCAGGCACATTTGCACAGCCTGCGGCGGCCATCATCCAGCCACCGATTGTGCCAAGGCTCGTGGAAGTGGAGGAAGGGGAAGAGGCGCTGGTTcgactctgccgagtcaaggggccatcGCCAATTGATCTGACCGAGCTGGACAAGTGGCTGGCGTGGTTTGATGATAGGGATACCGCGGCCCTACTCCACGACGGCTTCCATTTTGGCTTTAGACTTCCGGTTCAGGGTAGCATTTCCACAGCAGCTCTGGTTAATCTAAAATCGGCGCTCGCTCTCCCGGAGGTGCTAGACGAAAAAATAggcaaggaggttggtttgggtcgcatgattggcccgttccgacgcCCTCCTATTCCCAACCtgattttgtccccggtaggcGTAGTTCCCAAGAAAACAGAAGGAAAGTTTAgactgatccagcacttgtcttatCCCGCTGGTCAGTCTGTGAACgatgcaattgacgttaatctcagttcagtCAGTTACCAGTCGTTTGAATCGGCTCTAGCCCTGGTGccggaatgcggcaggggctcattgttggccaaagtggatatcgaatcggccttTAGATTGTTACCCCTTCACCCCGAGTTGTCATGATACCCTTTTCTCCACGGAGGCGTTGTTTAGGGTGCTAGGCGTTCCCAttgcagcagacaagacggagggccctactacgtgtctctcattcctcgggatcgagattgacacgaaGGCAGGTTTCTGTAGGCTCCCAGAGGataaggttacaaagatgtacgAGGCCATCGCAGAAGTGTTAGAGGCAAACGCTAGTTCCCTGAGGCAGATACAGTCCTTGGTGGGGCGGTTTAACTTTGCTTGCCGGGTTATCCCCATGGGGAGGGTCTTCTGTAGGAAGCTGCAAAGAGCCACAgtaggtaggagtaggccacacgcAATCATACGTCTATCCaaagtggttagggaggatctgcagatatggctcattttcctTAGGGGTTTCAATGGCAAGCGTATCTGGCCATCACCTCCGGTGAAAAACACTGAGAtcaacttgttcacagacgctgcaGGAGCTTCCGGTTTTGGGGCTTATCTCGACGGACACTGGTGTGCGGAGGGATGGCCCGAGGAGTGGCATAGGGACGGGATCACTAAGAACTTGTTGGTCCTCgagctattcccgattgtggtagcAATCGAACTGTGGGCTCCCGCTTTGCGGGGtaagcacatagtcttttggtgcgacaatatgggggtggtccagtccatcaacaagcagagcgcCTCGGCCCAACATGCAATTTCGCTGCTGCGTGATCAAGTTTTGCGCTGTTTACAGTATGACATCTCGTTCAGGGCCAAACATGTCCCGGGGGTGCAGAATTGCCTAGCTGACGCGTTATCTCGCTTCCATTGGAGCAGGTTTCGCAGCCTGGCTCCTCAGGCGGACGATGTTGGTACCCTGTGTcctccttgtgtttggcagatcatcaagccggcataagagggctcGCGGAACAGGcaatagctccctccaccctgaaaaTATATCAGTCGGCGTGGAGACGGTGGTCGCTTTTCAGCAGACAAAAggaccaatccgaggcaggtcagcgAGATGcaatgctagcctttatgtgggatagGTACTCTGAGGGAGATTCAAGGACTACTATGGCATCCACCCTGGCCGGGATATCATTTATGGCTAAGCTGCAGGGTTATCCTGACGTCACAAAAGGATTTTTGATTAATAAGGCCCTGAGGGGTTGGGGGAGAGTCCGTCCCTCTCATGCCGATACTCGTTTACCGATTACATCTACCATTCTGGAAGATCTGATAGGGAATGTGGGGTTGGTTACCTTAGATAattacgagaagcttttatttagtttggccttTTCCATGGCTTATTTTGGAGCCTTTCGCATTTCAGAGTTGGTAGCCAGGTCCAGGGGACATCAGGAGTCAGGTTTGAGAGTGgagcatgtcagtctgggcgaagggatcttagcctgcaaaatagttagatcaaAGACTGACCAGAGCGGTAGGGGCTCATGGGTTCAGTTAACCTCTCAGCAGCTATGTCATATTTGCCCGGTCAGGTTAGCGTCATTGTTTATGAGTAAAAGACCTCAGGCCAATTTGTTTCTGTGTCACGCTAATGGTATACCTTTGACAAAATATCAATTTGCGACCATTTTAAAACGTACCTTGCAGTCCCTTAATTTAAACAGTACCTTATACGGgacacactcatttaggatcggtgcAGCTACATCCGCTGCCTTGGCGGGTTCTTCTagcgaagctataaaagctctgGGGCGATGGAAATCTACGGCTTTCAAGTCATTTGttagaattgacaaggttgttgactgattgttgtaatgtttaatcaattttgtttttttacagtgtttttcttttctacattTAGTTCTCTCCTGAGTCTTCAACCGTCCCATCCCATTTCCcctacccatcccatcttctccctccatttggtgggctaccctgggcttttccactcgccgctttaacgcgggggcgcgaagggattttcacccggttTTCCCTGGGcataagtcctgattagtggtgtgctgccggggtttttccgggtgttgtttaccttcgcctgggtggtctgccccCCATATGTGtgtcctccccttccccctccttGTGACCGTTTTTTTTCTGCATACTATTCTTCTCATACCTTCCTATACCAAACCTGGCTGTCTTCCCAACTTAAGGGTATGGTTGTTAACACGGTTTTTCtgctttcaggtgatggtgttccaGCTAAggtggtgtggatcatcggtcattcatttattttttgggccgctggccaccccggGTCTAAGGTTATTCCGAATCACGGCGGTACGGTTATAAGATGGTGGGGGAAAAGAGGCTTAGGCTGGCCGGATATTATTCCGTGGTTGACGAGGCTCATTAGACAACAAGGCCCACCAGACGTACTGGTAGTACATGCAGAAGGTAATGATTTGGGAAAGGGAAAGTCCTTAGATCTCATCATAGTAATTCGGGAGGACCTGCGACGAATACACGAGGCGTGGCCAGATATCATTATTGGTTGGTCGGCATTAATTCCCCGATTAGCATGGAGAACGACCATTCCCTTAAAAAAAATGACGGTTATGGTTAGGAAGTTAAATAGCGCCATCCGGAAGGTAGTGCGGTCCTTGGGAGGTATAGTCATCGACCATCCGGGATTGGGGGTGGAGTCACCACagctttttagacgggacggcgttcaccttaacgAAGAGGGTATGAGGCTCTTCATAGATAGGATCTGCGGGGGAGTGgcggcgtgtttcggttagttggtggcgggctgcagcgtctgtagggcgcagcggggtaggaaggcactgcgttcagcggctgattaatgggcgcacaggtagttggtcgtaggtcactgccccctttgaagcatcagtaactccttttggtccttcggtgaggagggtccctgttcggctcggtgagggagggcagtgtgagttgtaaggggcagtcactctgacgccaactcagcgctaagtatgtagggatttgttccccgtgatttgcggactcacggcggtttgcgccagtccactaagtgatcttgtgttatcagctcgtgagctgttacgcagtgctctttctccgccaccataggtttagttaatataaaatccttacaataaaattcctgccattttttaataacttatccaggtctacgcgtctttatttgcatgcaatgtttaaagtttaaggttgatgtgaagtttgtgggaacatacacagtgagccctttattgtttattagggattaagaagaaccacgtggcccatctagtttgcACTATTTTTAACTGCTGTGTCTGCAGATTCAGccctatcatggagtgagattgctgtcactcacaaaatggtggagctgctaattcacagattgtgtgttcactggaatacacacatacagcagtagtacattttcttagtttacctttatcgtagtttagggtctCTGTGTCTTAGAAAGGGACAGTAGAATAATTTCATAAAcaactacaaaataatatatttgaattacatttaaatggcagagaagcctctgcttagtttggttatcAGAGAGCAAACTTTGCCATTACATTCCTTTACAAGGCCTAAGCtgacttttaacaacaattcaaggatacataaagccaacaagacttaactaataaaatatttctcgGTAAACTGCTCAGTAGTGAAACTGAATGCAAAGCTGCAaggggtatatacataaaataagaatatgttcccacagcaaaagaaaaagaaaaactaatttattttaatttaataataaaggatatcgaatgtatttattgataaagtaaaaacttcatgcaaatggattgccaacaatacaaagtattttaaacaTGCAGCCAGTgctcaaatcagcatatacagatagacacagatgttataattgctcAGAGAAAATTAAGGAAACAAAATTAGTTCAGCTGTGGTAAAAATGAAAGGTCCTCAATTGAATAAGGTCTTATTGCAGAAGTAGCCAGCTGGTTTACCAAATCCTCAGTTAATAAGAGTACTGATGCTCAAACTTcagttatgcactagtaaatactaaatcctcaatatgaggttctgttcagccaaatctcggtacattcacaaatcaggctctagtatgtaactccaaacttgcatacacacttatataaattaccatacataaatcaggactaagagggatggctgtggggactatcatctgtattccagtgaacacacaaatctgtgaattagcagctccaccattttgtgagtaacagcaatctcactccatgatagtgctgaatctgcagctaaccataggatgtgatggcattccatgtctgtattgcgcaaggaacacatccattaaggtttctgccttaatcatcgtaatttcattgctttttggagtttgagttgaagagtttcaatcgtttccttacattgtagattgtgtataaggaaccttaactggacatgttaaaccgtaaggttttttgtttatggaaaatatatatatttatatatatatatatatatatatatatatacacatatatacacatatacatacacacacacacacacacacacacacacacacacacacacaatacagagagcttcctagtgactgccatacaatacagagagaatcctagagatcgccatactatacagagaatatcctagtgaccgccatacattacaaagagcattcctatgaccgtaatacaatacaaagagcattcctatgaccgccatactatacagataCCTTCCTAGTgaccatatataatataaagagcATTTTTATGACTGCCTCACAACACCACCCTTCTCTTCAAGTATTAACCCCTCTTCAAAATCGTTAACTCCAACCTCATCAAAAAAAAACTTTCATCATTAgcccctttataatcattaactccctcattcagtttaattattaatccccacatcataaattaatttaattcatcttcattaaaccccctcattacctccttcagtctcatcaaaagactatatatatatatatatatatatatatatatatatatatgtgttcccagagtgtctgtccatgtatgtgtgtgtctagtGTCTGTACCAGTGTGCCCAttttatgtgtgcccagtgtctataCCAGAATGTGTGTGCCCATTTTGTGTGAACCCAGTGTCTGTACTGTATGTgcgtgcccagtgtgtgtacctgtagtttctgaaaaatgACTTACCATTAGATGTCCAGACACAGCACAGCATGACCTCAGTGCATAGAaagtatctggatcctggaatgtgggggccctatttggaaaaacaaaaaggtacatgaaatttagaaaactccaaccagctctggcattaaatcaatagcacccacatttaataattaggcctccttccagccccaacattaaaataatagttttcctatttaataaataaacctatttccctccctccaagcaGCTCCAGCAAAAAAGTAAATAGCATTTAagcttaataaatataaacattttccacaaccatcccaacattaaataattcatactcacattaataaatagccctcctccccaaactcagccccacagttaattaatagccccaaaccaccccagcattacagGTCCCGTctcctcaccttaaattaatagaccccactattaaattgaaaagccccatcaataaattaaattgccccaccatcaaccccacaaataaaatagcacccattaaatatttAAGCCCCCACCtaaaccattaaattaatatcctacCTCCCACCCACGTACTAAGACACCCtgcctccctaccctcatatcacacattatattaacacccccctcctcccctcacaCATAATATCAGCATATAACATACAAAATCAccacccctcctcccctctcacaCATAGCACCAAGCAACAtacacccccctcctcctctatcATAGCAGCATGTAACACATACCCAACCCTTCTCCTTCCTCTTTCATAGCAGCATGTAGCATACctactcctcctcccctcacaCATAAATTCAGCATATAATATACACTAACcatcccctcctcccccctcacacatagcagcacacatccccccctacCTTCTATCTTCTTCTGTTTATAAATGTCCAGCCGTCGCTGTGTGCACCTggctcttctctgctgctctgctccCTAGcagcgtcatgacatcagacgctgcagggacagagggcagaattAGAATGTAGGAGGAGCCGGGTGCTGggcgccatcttggatgcgccgggcagccggcagtctgaatctgaggtctgtcaCTTGTAGTCAGATAGGCAGGTAGCGGATGGCTCCCCcgttgggcttgcgccctgggcgacagcaccgcacctgcctagttatcGCTCTGTGTGTATATTGTAAAGTCTGATTAGATCAAAATACAGAGAtaactgtaaaaaacaaacacacactcttTACATGAAAGATGACATTTATAACTTAAGCTTGAGATAATTACTAGTAACTGGTACTAAATGGATGTGAACTCTGCTACACTGTTTTCCAACTACCAGTTTTAGGATAAACATTTATCATTAACAAGTTATTTCAGTTCTGCATCAAAGTAAGAGAAGCAACCACATATTGTTCCAAACTCTAGTTATGTCGCTGAATATAAACGCCTGTTCCTACAtagtaataaaaaacattttgtgacTGTAATCTACACAGGCTCTGCAGCATCATAAAGCACAATGTAGAATCACTTTTCTCAGTGTGGGTGTGTCCTACAGGACTTTGGCTGTTCAGAAAATCAACAAAAATAGTTTGCCCTCTACATAGAAATTGCGAATAGCGTTAAACAACCACCACAGTATAAATATCTAAAGTACGTACTCTGCAGGGTAGAGTCACCATGGCTCTCGGGTAAAGTCACATTGTAGCTGGTTTGTTTTCTCACCATTGTCCCCTGAGGACTTAAATCCCATAGTCTATATGGTTGGAAAGGACATCTCATCACCttagctgtacagtaatgacaatGTACAAAACAACATTTAATCTAATATAAAGTACTTACCAGAAACAAGTTTCTAATGCTGTCCCCATTGACACCGATATAGAAAATGCCTGTCTATCAACCGTCaggaacatcagtatagtgagcaGCCACTGGTGCTAGGGGTGTgattgccccaatcgccccctTCCCCCCGAATACAGTCAATGTAGTGGGGCATGAAAGACTGATGGGAATGTAATGGTGAtggcccaccagaaggggtgtggccagccaccagatAGGTTTGACTTATCACTAGAGGGGCGTGATCAGCTCACTGAGGACATGGCAAGCTTTGTGgtgtaatatcatacttgccaactctattACTCTatcctccgggagatcctggaggacaggtcatgtgacaagggtaggagggggtgtggtgacatctttgcatcaccatagccacgccccaacaataaaatgacaaaattcacgacattgaataGCGTGGGCGGGGCTTAATGCCCCGCCTCCGATATTCAGTGCCATGATTTTCGGCATTTTTTTTAGTATCCGGGatggttgcctactctcccgggagtaaTATCTAAAGAATGCATTGTACATATAGAGTGTATAGTCTGAGCCTCACCCGCAcatcgggacaaagtcctgactgagcagaatagtcacccaaaatcaggactgatcaattagaatcagaacagttgcaggggcaaacgcaggatttgtaaaggggggtttccacaccacgccgccagtgggcgtgaccatcaagcatgggggcgtggctataatattagacagtgcttggctgctctccaactcttcctatccccataatatacatgggcaatgctgcgtgcactactatcccttttcaagcagagctgtgtgaagcggggcagggtccagccacctcaattatacagtgccccaggcttggaggggtttcccaggcactaggaaaccccctctcggtttgcctatgagttgGCAGGCTGTACagttctcttctacctgttcttgcaaccTTCACCTTTGCTGCTGGTATAgtaccaacagctacaattgttattctgttaccttatgtattataatattattataattatctttgacttataaggtgccacaaagggtctgcagcgccgtacattacatatacaaaaaacagaaccaagacacaacatgatacaaaaatatatacaaacaaggGTGaccgggtaaagcaaatcagatgtAAGTGCAGCCCTAACCtcttagggtctgagtcattaaggagagcacagtggcctagtggttagtacttctgcctcacagcactggggtcatgagttca
This window encodes:
- the LOC142097972 gene encoding uncharacterized protein LOC142097972, whose amino-acid sequence is MNLEMRVGSRDRPGAEARDQTTAERREEAIQDTSGGQAASVSLGQTSVGDVNPAPADHQAGIRGLAEQAIAPSTLKIYQSAWRRWSLFSRQKDQSEAGQRDAMLAFMWDRYSEGDSRTTMASTLAGISFMAKLQGYPDVTKGFLINKALRGWGRVRPSHADTRLPITSTILEDLIGNVGLVTLDNYEKLLFSLAFSMAYFGAFRISELVARSRGHQESGLRVEHVSLGEGILACKIVRSKTDQSGRGSWVQLTSQQLCHICPVRLASLFMSKRPQANLFLCHANGIPLTKYQFATILKRTLQSLNLNSTLYGTHSFRIGAATSAALAGSSSEAIKALGRWKSTAFKSFVRIDKVVD